One Streptomyces sp. RPA4-2 genomic window carries:
- a CDS encoding helix-turn-helix transcriptional regulator → MLGPVETRSVSPVFVGRADELGVLREALARAAGGSGSQASDTGGEPQALLLGGEAGVGKTRLIEEFATVADREGAVFVCGGCVEIGADGLPFAPFSTALRALRRLLPDELAAAAAGQEDELARLLPELGETDRGRRPDEEGMARLFELTARLLERLAADRTVVVALEDLHWADASTRHLLAYLFRTLRSGRLVVVATYRADDIHRRHPLRPLLAELDRLRTVRRIELGRFTRAEVGRQIAGILAHEPDPAQVDDIFERSDGNAFFVEELAVAAHQGCPTGLTDSLRDLLLVRVEALPESAQRIARIVAEGGSTVEYRLLAAVARLAEDDLIEALRAAVGANILLASPGGDGYRFRHSLVREAVSDDLLPGERSRYSRRYAEALEADPTLVPADERATRLASYWYHAHDAAKALPAVLDASVDARCRHAHSEQLRLLERAMELWEVAPEAVRAALRPIDYVEVFPPCGQDPAAQGHPASPEVPAPLRYLDLMAEAAVAGRLAGERERALKITKRALHVLEDESDPLRAAWFWVQRSRLITAQARGDGWHELATARDLVRGLPPSEVHAEVLSLVAAWCMLHEPGPGALFAAERAVEYARMVGARDIELNARLTLGGLMVDAGDIEAGITEMYEVKEQIPPHGASLVAGRLHINLPSHLESVGRSREAVPILRQGTELARRNGLLDTEAWVWGNLAESLSSLGRWDEAVEAARNALGVGASGKPSGSGAMRLADLALDRGDLAEAARRLDAARAHFGTHDPMPQHALPLVRSTIRVAAGEGRLLDARTALEQALDAGFPPGTQRYGWPLLLAAATAEADARGLPAAEAGRDKAVRSLREAARTLATGVPLWHAYERWVRAELRRAEGVSDPHEWAEVVSAFECLERPYDLARVRHHLADSLLTAGADEDERARATELLRLAGAAADHLGARPLADAVALLAQRARLALGRAPGPYDPTPGDPAQALGLTSRERDVLRLVAAGRTNRQIAEELFISPKTASVHVSNILAKLDVSGRGEAAALAHRLRLFPQETPTAPTAG, encoded by the coding sequence ATGCTCGGGCCCGTGGAGACCAGATCCGTCAGCCCCGTGTTCGTCGGCCGCGCGGACGAACTCGGGGTCCTGCGCGAGGCGTTGGCCCGCGCCGCCGGCGGCAGCGGCTCCCAGGCGTCGGACACCGGGGGCGAACCGCAGGCGCTGCTCCTCGGCGGCGAGGCCGGGGTCGGGAAGACCCGCCTGATCGAGGAGTTCGCCACCGTGGCCGACCGCGAGGGCGCCGTCTTCGTGTGCGGCGGCTGTGTCGAGATCGGCGCCGACGGACTGCCCTTCGCCCCGTTCTCCACCGCCCTGCGCGCCCTGCGCCGGCTGCTCCCGGACGAGCTCGCCGCGGCCGCCGCCGGCCAGGAGGACGAGCTGGCCCGGCTGCTCCCCGAGCTGGGCGAGACCGACCGCGGCCGGCGCCCCGACGAGGAGGGCATGGCCCGCCTCTTCGAACTCACCGCCCGCCTCCTGGAGCGCCTCGCCGCCGACCGCACGGTCGTCGTGGCCCTGGAGGACCTGCACTGGGCCGATGCCTCCACCCGTCACCTGCTGGCCTACCTCTTCCGCACGCTGCGCAGCGGACGCCTCGTCGTCGTCGCCACGTACCGCGCCGACGACATCCACCGCCGCCACCCGCTGCGCCCCCTCCTCGCCGAACTGGACCGCCTGCGCACCGTCCGCCGTATCGAACTCGGCCGCTTCACCCGCGCCGAGGTCGGCCGCCAGATTGCCGGAATCCTCGCCCACGAACCCGACCCGGCCCAGGTCGACGACATCTTCGAACGCTCCGACGGCAACGCGTTCTTCGTCGAGGAACTCGCCGTCGCCGCCCACCAGGGCTGTCCCACCGGCCTCACGGACTCGCTGCGCGACCTGCTCCTCGTACGCGTCGAAGCGCTGCCCGAGAGCGCCCAGCGCATCGCCCGGATCGTGGCCGAGGGCGGCTCCACCGTCGAGTACCGGCTGCTCGCCGCCGTGGCCCGGCTCGCCGAGGACGACCTCATCGAGGCGCTGCGCGCCGCCGTCGGCGCCAACATCCTGCTCGCCTCACCCGGCGGCGACGGCTACCGCTTCCGTCACTCCCTGGTCCGCGAGGCAGTCAGTGACGACCTGCTGCCCGGCGAGCGCTCCCGCTACAGCCGGCGCTACGCCGAAGCCCTGGAGGCCGACCCCACGCTCGTACCGGCCGACGAGCGCGCCACCCGGCTGGCCAGCTACTGGTACCACGCGCACGACGCGGCCAAGGCGCTGCCCGCCGTCCTGGACGCCTCCGTCGACGCCCGGTGCCGGCATGCCCACTCCGAACAGCTCCGGCTCCTGGAACGGGCCATGGAGCTGTGGGAGGTCGCCCCGGAAGCCGTACGGGCAGCCCTGCGCCCCATCGACTACGTGGAGGTGTTCCCGCCCTGCGGCCAAGACCCGGCGGCCCAGGGACACCCGGCGTCCCCGGAGGTCCCGGCACCCCTGCGCTATCTCGACCTGATGGCCGAGGCCGCCGTCGCCGGCCGGCTGGCGGGGGAGCGCGAACGGGCCCTGAAGATCACCAAACGGGCGCTGCACGTCCTGGAGGACGAGAGCGATCCCCTGCGTGCCGCCTGGTTCTGGGTCCAGCGCTCCCGGCTGATCACCGCGCAGGCCCGCGGCGACGGGTGGCACGAACTCGCCACCGCCCGGGACCTGGTACGCGGCCTGCCCCCGTCGGAGGTGCACGCCGAGGTGCTGTCCCTGGTCGCCGCCTGGTGCATGCTGCACGAACCGGGCCCCGGCGCCCTCTTCGCCGCCGAGCGCGCCGTGGAGTACGCGCGCATGGTCGGCGCCCGGGACATCGAGCTGAACGCCCGGCTCACCCTCGGCGGTCTCATGGTCGACGCGGGGGACATCGAGGCGGGCATCACGGAGATGTACGAGGTCAAGGAGCAGATCCCGCCGCACGGCGCGTCCCTCGTCGCGGGACGCCTCCACATCAACCTGCCCTCCCACCTGGAGTCGGTCGGCCGCTCCCGCGAAGCCGTCCCGATCCTGCGGCAGGGCACCGAACTCGCCCGGAGGAACGGCCTGCTGGACACCGAGGCCTGGGTGTGGGGCAACCTCGCCGAGTCGCTCAGCTCACTCGGCCGGTGGGACGAAGCCGTCGAGGCGGCACGGAACGCCCTGGGCGTGGGAGCCAGCGGCAAACCGTCCGGCAGCGGCGCCATGCGCCTGGCGGACCTCGCCCTCGACCGCGGCGACCTCGCCGAGGCGGCACGTCGACTGGACGCCGCCCGCGCCCACTTCGGCACCCACGACCCCATGCCGCAGCACGCCCTGCCGCTGGTGCGCAGCACGATCCGCGTCGCCGCGGGCGAGGGCCGCCTCCTCGACGCCCGCACCGCGCTGGAGCAGGCGCTGGACGCGGGCTTCCCGCCCGGCACCCAACGCTACGGCTGGCCCCTGCTGCTCGCCGCCGCCACCGCGGAGGCCGACGCCCGCGGACTGCCCGCCGCCGAGGCGGGGCGCGACAAGGCCGTGCGGTCCCTCCGGGAGGCCGCCAGGACGCTGGCCACCGGAGTGCCTCTCTGGCACGCGTACGAGCGGTGGGTGCGCGCCGAACTCCGACGGGCCGAGGGCGTGTCCGACCCGCACGAGTGGGCCGAGGTGGTCTCGGCCTTCGAATGCCTGGAACGCCCCTACGACCTCGCCCGCGTCCGTCACCACCTGGCCGACTCCCTGCTGACCGCGGGCGCCGACGAGGACGAGAGGGCACGCGCCACCGAGCTCCTGCGGCTGGCCGGGGCGGCGGCCGACCATCTGGGCGCCCGCCCCCTCGCCGACGCCGTGGCGCTGCTCGCCCAGCGGGCCCGCCTCGCCCTGGGCAGGGCCCCCGGGCCGTACGACCCGACCCCCGGCGATCCGGCCCAGGCCCTCGGCCTCACCAGCCGTGAGCGCGACGTGTTGCGTCTGGTCGCGGCCGGCCGCACCAACCGCCAGATCGCCGAGGAACTCTTCATCTCCCCGAAGACCGCCAGCGTCCACGTGTCGAACATCCTCGCCAAGCTCGACGTCTCGGGACGGGGAGAGGCGGCGGCACTGGCCCATCGGCTCCGGCTGTTCCCCCAGGAGACCCCCACTGCCCCGACGGCGGGCTGA
- a CDS encoding DUF6191 domain-containing protein, whose protein sequence is MFNMFEEIFAPGRKHTDDERKRLELTRVDLNDGDPGRGPIDLSSGKVVVRPPEREREGAEPAQEPVSEPDEPVSEPDEP, encoded by the coding sequence GTGTTCAACATGTTCGAGGAGATCTTCGCACCAGGCCGCAAGCACACCGACGACGAACGCAAACGGCTCGAACTGACCCGCGTGGACCTGAACGACGGTGATCCGGGCCGCGGCCCCATCGACCTGTCCTCGGGCAAGGTGGTCGTACGGCCGCCGGAGCGGGAACGCGAGGGGGCGGAACCGGCGCAGGAACCCGTGTCCGAGCCGGACGAACCCGTGTCCGAGCCGGACGAACCCTGA